A window of Numenius arquata chromosome 10, bNumArq3.hap1.1, whole genome shotgun sequence genomic DNA:
GAGGGACCTTGCTGAGCGCCACTCCGAGCGGCCAGCAGTGAAGCAGCCACCTGAGCGCTGCTCTTGGAAGCCAGCAGTGAGGAGCCCTGCTGAGCCCCGCTCCGAGCGGCCAGCAGCGAGGCAGCCACCTCGGCACTGCTCTTGGAAGCCAGCAGTGAGGAACCCGCCTTAGCGGTGCCCTTGGAGGCCAGCAGCAGTGAGGTGCCTGCCTGAGCACCACTCTTGGGGGCCAGCAGCAGCGAAGTGGTTGCCTGAGCGCCGCTTTTGGGGGCCAGCAGCAGCGAACTGGCCGCCTGAGTGCCGCTCTTGGGGGCCAATGCTGGGGCACTGGCTTGGTTTTTGGAAGACAGCAATGTAGCACTGGTTTGGGGGGTGCTCTTGGTGGCCGGTGGCACCACTGCTGCCTGCGGGGTGCTCTTGGTGGTCGGTGGCACTGTTGCTGCCACCGGCTCTGCCTGTGGGGTGCTCTTGGCAGCCGGTGGCActgcctctgccaccacctctgcctgTGGGGTGCTCTTGGTGGTTGGTGGCACCgcctctgccaccacctctgcctgcagggtGCTCTTGGCGGCTGGTGGCACCGCTGCTGCCACCGCCTCTGCCTGCGGGGCGCTCTTGGCAGCTGGTGGCACTGCCACCGCCTCCGGGGCACTGTTGGCAGCCAATGGCATCGCACTTACTGTAGTCTTCTTTTCAGGCAATGGCGCATTTTCACACTTGCTTTCCTTAGGGGGATTCTCTCCTGACTCTTTTTCAGCTGAAGGTGGATTTTGCTCAGTAGTATTTTCAGCATTAGtaggttttccttctgtttctacATCCGAGGCTGTGACCATTTCTTGATTTGAACTCAAAGTTGATGGGGAGCTTCCTGGATCTTTGCTAGtatctttttcctgcttttttggcAACGTGCGCTCTGTTTCCTTGGGGACTTCTGCCTTGGTGATTTTCACATCTTTTCCAGTATCCTTAGTATCTTTGCTTTTCTCAACAGCTCGTTTCTTGGGGGGCTCCTCTAGCCCTTCTGCAAAACAAGTAAAGTATGTTATCCTCTTTCATGTCCGCACTTAGAAATATCCATCTAGAGACAATTAATCTATTTTCTAAAAACTTCTAGCAATAATCTAATAACATATATATTAGGAATACACCTTGCACCACAATTGCAAGTATTAACCAACTATGTCAGAACATTTTACTATCTTTTGTCAAAAACCTAAAAATACTCAGGTGCAAGATTCCGGTTTGGGAACCTGTAGGCAAGTTTGCATTTGTATTCtctaaatccaaaacaaaaatatccaaaGTACAATAAATAACgtcctggtttcagttgggatagagttaattatCTTCCTAGTAGTTGCTGTGTTTGGAACTTGGTAGAAGAAGAATGTTGataacatattgttttagttgttgctaagtaatatttatattaagtcaaggactttgtCAGCTTTCTagagaagctgagagggagcacagacaggacaagccggccaaaggaatattccataccatagcgGTCATGCTCAATATATAAATGGGGGCTGGCCGGGGGCAGGGAGCTGCGATCCCTGCTTGGGACGAGCTGGGCAACCCATCATCAGGTGGCGAGAGCAATTTGTACTGCATCagttcattttgtatattcttttaccaatAGGATTATTTTTCTATTCCGTTACTATTCTactaaactatctttatctcaacgcACAAGAgtttttatctgctttttctccctcttctccctgctgccgGGGGGAGACAGGGAGTGAGTAAAGAGCTGCATGgtcttagttgctggctggggttaaaccacaacaaatagATTttctgacctaaaaaaaaaagtatattttgtctaataaagaatcatagaatatttagagttggaagggaccttaaagatcatcaagttccaaccccctgccctgggcagggacacctcccaccagaccaggctactcaaagccccgtccagcctggccttgaacacctccagggatggggcgtaccataaaaaaatctttaaaataccaCTTCAAGAATTTCTTTAACGAATTCTCACAAAGCAACAACATCCAACTAGCGCTAAAGGCACAGCAAGAAGAACACATTTAAGCTGGAGTACAACAGCCTACAGcgcattaaaaaataatcagcttaAAGTGCACCAGTTACAGAAATCCAAGAGCTCGATGTTACGAACACAATACTTGTGCATTACATCTATTTTACAGGTAttatatgagggaaaaaaagcagcagagagagggaaaacGATTAGCGCGGAGTTTAAGGAGTAAATTATTTCGGCTACTTTCTAAGCCCGAGGTTAACGGAGAACATCAAGAAACACGCATTTTCTAGACTCCTATGTATTGTCACAGCTATGATCTGCTAACCATTGCTACTTGATATGCCTCTTTTCTTCACCTTGGCAACCAGTTCGTCTCTCGTGGTGCGGACGGGCGCGCCGGTCACTTGGATGCCTTCGGCCATTTCCAGCGCCTTCTCCATCACCTGCGGCGGGTACCTGCAGGGGCGacaaggggacaggaggggagggTCAGGCGGCCCCGccgtgccccccgccccggggggtggtcccgccgcccggcccgcaCTCACCGGCAGCCCAGGAAGACGTGGTTGGCCCACACCATGGAGAGGGAGACCAGGCGCTGGAgctgggggctgccggccgccggccgcTCCCCGACGTTGCGCAGCAAGAACTCCCGCCGGTGCCGCCAGTGGTGCTCGGGCTCGCAGGCCCCGCGCAGCCCCTCCGCCCACGACACCTCCTCCGCCGTCCGGCCCAGCGgctcgcccgccgccgccgccttccccgcCGCCATGGCCGCTCCTCTCCTCCGCCCCTTCCCACAACCGGAAGCGACACCGAGGCCTCTTCCGGCGGCGCgcgatgacatcaccagcagcgCATGCGCGGCGCTTCccccccgcccgccacccccccgcGGCGCGCGCGCCGCTTGTGGTGACTCCTCAGCCTTTTCCCTCAGGAATTCCAGGAATGgagaccggggtgggggggatagGAGGGGGGCGGGCAGAGCGACTCGGCTTCCATCCTGCCTGGAACACATCGTGTCTGCTGGCAGAGTCCTTCCGGCCTCGCTGAGGTCAGAGCTGGTGGCATCGGTTTGTGTTTTTTCCCCGGGCGGGTGTGTGACAGGGAGGGCAGGGGCGAGGAGACGGGTGGTTGTAGCGTTTTGGAGGAAGCGTTGGTAAATGAGGGGTTCTAAGCGTGGGGGCTGCTGGCCACGAAGGTTGCAGGTAATTGGCCTTCGTGTTGCAAAAGTTTACCTCAGAATTGTAGTCAAAACCGGTTGGAGCATTCTGTTCggaaaagaaatgaagacagTGAAAACATCCCAAGCTTCAGTCTGCCAAGataatcatagagtcatttaggttggaaaagacctttaagatcatcaagtccaaccattaagctaacactgccaagtccaccatgtCCCTCcgcaccacgtctacacatcttttagatgcgtccagggatggtgacgccACCACTTCCcaggcaacctggtctggtgttTTACAATGctttcggtgaagaattttttcctagtatccattGTAAACCTCCCATGGtacaacttcaggccatttcatcttgtcccatcacctgctccttgggagaagagaccgaccccccctggctacaccctcctttcagggagttgtagagagtgagaaggtctcccctcagcctccttttctccaggctgaacacccccagctccctcagccactcctcagaagacttgtgctccagacccctcaccagctccgttgcccttctctggacacgctccagcacctcaatggtGCTTGCTGAAATAGTGCAACAGAAGGGAGAGCTTTGGATTCCAAAGGGCTGTCCCACGAAAGCTGTATTGATTCTTTCCCCCTGAATTAGAAGTCAGTGCCTGCTTTAAGCTTTCAATTTTTAACACCTACATGTCATCATGAAATGAGCTGCAAAATAGGTTGCATTTAAGGAGGGGGTGTTTCTCCTTAAGTGACtttaggccaggctggatggggctttgagtagcctggtctagggggaggtgtccctgcccatggcagggggttggaactggatgatctttaaggtcccttccaacccaaaccattctattaatGGAAATTGTGTAGTGGTTTAACTTGTAGTACCCCTATGGTGAAAAACTAAGTGATTAAGGAaactaaggcagaaaaaaatagtcCAATGCACTTTTGCTCTGTGTCCACTGTTGAAGTGCTTTTCCTTCACTTTCGTGGTTATCCCACTCAATGTTTTATCGTGCATTGGCAAGAATAATTCAGTGACAGCGAGCGAGCAGTAGTGAGTGGGATAGGAGCTGACAAACTCACTATTGTTTTGGATTTGCATGTAGAGGAAGGAAAGGGTGGGAAGTTTATATACTCTCTGGTGTGATTGTCTTGGAGCAGTCGGTTTGTTTAGAAACAGTCAGAAGATCCAGAAACAGCCCTGTGGTCACCGCTGGTGTAGTGTTACCTGCCTGTTTCCAGGCGTTAGTTCTATCAGCCCCGCATGTGGTTATCTGGTAATGTCGCCTGAAATAGATGAAGGGCATGATCTGTTGCACTGGGGTTTCCACTTAGAAATGAGCTGAGCCTGTCTCCTAAATCTCCAGGTCTGTGATACCACGATTCTTGACTTCACGGTCAATACAGACCCTGGAAGGGAATGGTGAATGGAATCCTTGGCACACATAGGTCATCCATGCTGCCAGCCTGTTTGTTCACACTCTTCAATGAACCGGTTCGCTTTCTAATGCAGCCAGTTGGGACTTGGCCCAGGCTTGAGATCtgcccctcggggacagcagggattCAGCCAGGCCTGCGTGGCTGTAGCAGGAATGCCTGTGTTCTCGCAAAAGTAGCAGAGTAGACAGCGCAGCCTTGAATGCCCTGGCCTCCTCCGCAACCATCTGAGCTGCCAAGTGAAGCAACTAAGGACTAGTCCATGCTAGGCTGGTCATATACCAGTTAAAAGTAGGAGCTGGGGAGGGTTAGAATCCAGCGGGCGATAGGGGCAATCCCGTACACTCAGAGGGATGCCCAGCAGTCATATCCCAGAGTTGCTGAGTGAACGACAGCTCCTGATGCCAAACGTCAGCGGTGGGCCTCCACATCCCAGAGTTTTGTGCCTGCTTTTGGTCACCCCACGTGTATATGATTGTATGGACTCACCTGCGAGTCCTGGACTCCTCCCAAAGCATCGTTCTAGGGAGTGTTGGAGACTCAGCACAGCTACAAAGCTTAGTACATTACCTGGTCTTAGAGTGGCTCGAGGACTGATAAGAACAACTTTTGCTTGCCCAATTTTG
This region includes:
- the CDKN2AIP gene encoding CDKN2A-interacting protein; protein product: MAAGKAAAAGEPLGRTAEEVSWAEGLRGACEPEHHWRHRREFLLRNVGERPAAGSPQLQRLVSLSMVWANHVFLGCRYPPQVMEKALEMAEGIQVTGAPVRTTRDELVAKVKKRGISSSNEGLEEPPKKRAVEKSKDTKDTGKDVKITKAEVPKETERTLPKKQEKDTSKDPGSSPSTLSSNQEMVTASDVETEGKPTNAENTTEQNPPSAEKESGENPPKESKCENAPLPEKKTTVSAMPLAANSAPEAVAVPPAAKSAPQAEAVAAAVPPAAKSTLQAEVVAEAVPPTTKSTPQAEVVAEAVPPAAKSTPQAEPVAATVPPTTKSTPQAAVVPPATKSTPQTSATLLSSKNQASAPALAPKSGTQAASSLLLAPKSGAQATTSLLLAPKSGAQAGTSLLLASKGTAKAGSSLLASKSSAEVAASLLAARSGAQQGSSLLASKSSAQVAASLLAARSGAQQGPSSLATRGGAQAGASLASKGGTQAGSPQLASKSGSQASESPARALCKPLTSEDAKERQPFFNRLYKAVAWKLVAVGGFSPNVNHAELLNSSIQSVKATLDVAFVPLKELADLPQNKSSLENIVCELRCKSVYLGTGCGKSMENAKAVASREALKLFLKKRVIVKICKRKYKGREIEDLVLLDEESKPSNLPPALRNPREIL